One part of the Lycium ferocissimum isolate CSIRO_LF1 chromosome 8, AGI_CSIRO_Lferr_CH_V1, whole genome shotgun sequence genome encodes these proteins:
- the LOC132068117 gene encoding probable small nuclear ribonucleoprotein G isoform X3 translates to MDKQLQIKLNANRQVVGTLRGFDQFMNLVIDNTVEVNGNEKNEIGMVVIRGNSVVTIEALEPVARPQA, encoded by the exons ATGGACAAGCAGCTTCAAA TCAAGCTGAATGCGAACCGTCAAGTTGTGGGGACTCTTCGTGGGTTCGatcagttcatgaatttggTTATTGACAACACTGTTGAGGTCAATGGCAATGAGAAGAATGAGATTGGCATGGTG GTAATTCGGGGTAATAGCGTGGTGACAATTGAAGCACTGGAGCCTGTTGCAAGACCACAGGCTTAA
- the LOC132068117 gene encoding probable small nuclear ribonucleoprotein G isoform X1 encodes MSRSGQPPDLKKYMDKQLQIKLNANRQVVGTLRGFDQFMNLVIDNTVEVNGNEKNEIGMVVIRGNSVVTIEALEPVARPQA; translated from the exons atGAGCAGATCGGGTCAGCCTCCAGATCTTAAAAA GTATATGGACAAGCAGCTTCAAA TCAAGCTGAATGCGAACCGTCAAGTTGTGGGGACTCTTCGTGGGTTCGatcagttcatgaatttggTTATTGACAACACTGTTGAGGTCAATGGCAATGAGAAGAATGAGATTGGCATGGTG GTAATTCGGGGTAATAGCGTGGTGACAATTGAAGCACTGGAGCCTGTTGCAAGACCACAGGCTTAA
- the LOC132068117 gene encoding probable small nuclear ribonucleoprotein G isoform X2, which yields MFLFRYRDKQLQIKLNANRQVVGTLRGFDQFMNLVIDNTVEVNGNEKNEIGMVVIRGNSVVTIEALEPVARPQA from the exons atgtttttgtttaGGTATAGGGACAAGCAGCTTCAAA TCAAGCTGAATGCGAACCGTCAAGTTGTGGGGACTCTTCGTGGGTTCGatcagttcatgaatttggTTATTGACAACACTGTTGAGGTCAATGGCAATGAGAAGAATGAGATTGGCATGGTG GTAATTCGGGGTAATAGCGTGGTGACAATTGAAGCACTGGAGCCTGTTGCAAGACCACAGGCTTAA